One part of the Vibrio hyugaensis genome encodes these proteins:
- a CDS encoding DUF3069 domain-containing protein: MSEATNNESKKIDLETISPELRKVIEFDEVPEQMFEMVTSIHEVSEEAVRASWDEMPASAQNILDNFEQFHALVSVGQAFAGLNVMEEFPTLNLPENMTDEDKEDYRSQLLDNVLHNCVKDMVKQLKKARRDPLLKREFKEVFAK, translated from the coding sequence ATGTCAGAAGCAACTAACAACGAAAGCAAAAAAATCGATCTAGAAACTATTTCTCCTGAACTGCGTAAAGTTATCGAATTTGACGAAGTTCCTGAGCAAATGTTTGAGATGGTTACCTCTATCCATGAAGTGTCTGAAGAAGCTGTTCGTGCGTCTTGGGACGAAATGCCTGCAAGTGCACAAAACATTCTGGACAACTTCGAGCAGTTCCACGCTCTAGTATCGGTTGGCCAAGCGTTCGCTGGTCTAAACGTAATGGAAGAATTCCCGACTCTAAATCTGCCAGAGAACATGACAGATGAAGACAAAGAAGACTACCGCTCTCAACTTCTTGACAATGTCCTTCACAACTGTGTGAAAGACATGGTTAAGCAACTTAAGAAAGCGCGTCGCGATCCTCTTCTTAAGCGCGAATTTAAAGAAGTATTTGCGAAGTAA
- a CDS encoding diguanylate cyclase, which produces MQPTGTSMRILLVDDVQLDRMQLAIRLKQQGHIVKAVGSGLEALNTYESFDPELVLLDIAMPDMNGFEVSLHIRETFPDWIPIIFLSSHEEPEMIAKAIEAGGDDYLIKPVDKLVLNSKLMAMQRIAHMRRELKQATAQLEEMNSRLQQQANEDGLTKLYNRRYIDQKLETMIAWHGRHHMPMALILLDVDFFKPFNDNYGHIEGDRCLQAIANQLKATFCRSGEYVGRYGGEEFVILLNSTDAKTAEREAERVQEAMYFLDYPHAYSSIANRVTVSQGVFAFQPTGKDNITELYATADRALYSAKSLGRNTYTVVNAS; this is translated from the coding sequence ATGCAACCGACAGGGACATCTATGCGCATTCTACTGGTTGATGACGTTCAGCTGGATCGAATGCAGTTGGCTATCCGTTTAAAGCAGCAAGGTCACATCGTTAAAGCAGTAGGAAGCGGTCTAGAAGCTTTGAATACTTACGAAAGTTTTGATCCAGAGCTTGTGTTGCTTGATATCGCCATGCCTGATATGAATGGCTTTGAAGTTTCACTTCATATCAGAGAGACATTCCCAGACTGGATCCCAATCATCTTCCTAAGTAGCCATGAAGAGCCTGAAATGATCGCGAAAGCCATCGAGGCCGGTGGAGATGATTACCTTATTAAACCGGTCGATAAGCTTGTCCTTAATTCTAAGCTAATGGCAATGCAGCGTATCGCGCACATGCGCCGAGAGCTAAAACAAGCAACGGCCCAGCTAGAAGAAATGAATTCACGTTTGCAACAACAAGCCAATGAAGATGGCCTTACTAAGTTATACAACCGTCGCTACATAGATCAAAAGCTGGAAACCATGATTGCGTGGCACGGCCGTCATCATATGCCAATGGCGCTGATTCTTCTTGACGTCGACTTCTTTAAACCTTTCAATGACAACTACGGACACATAGAAGGGGATCGCTGTCTCCAAGCCATTGCGAATCAACTTAAAGCAACATTTTGTCGTTCTGGTGAGTATGTAGGGCGTTATGGTGGTGAAGAGTTTGTGATTTTACTGAACAGTACCGATGCAAAAACAGCAGAAAGAGAAGCGGAACGCGTTCAAGAAGCCATGTACTTCCTCGATTACCCGCATGCGTATTCAAGCATTGCAAATAGAGTGACAGTGTCACAGGGCGTGTTTGCTTTCCAACCAACAGGGAAAGACAATATTACAGAGCTATACGCAACGGCAGACAGAGCGCTCTATTCCGCAAAATCCTTAGGAAGAAATACTTATACCGTGGTTAATGCAAGTTGA
- a CDS encoding Solitary outer membrane autotransporter beta-barrel domain, with amino-acid sequence MKSMVTLSLISSICYANPVQHTLQKQFERNFAIGIVLSDSDVFTLGFHDFDPNKYLNIDNEDIGTQDSVDLRKQVALTTLPYHLSLAENADSSVKYDLKGRFYALGIDQNVAVNEDKIPDRNKELILGAYTEIERQNQLTEHLSLSGAAGAHLMYYRNEYSYRSDALDNLKPYIEGVYLNTDAWALVGEVNAEIKYLENENWGKWYVWSSPHYFYGMGWGEGNHGDVGNPEGWYWVNGVKLFYDITKVGRTVQSVYTSFNRVDVGGDTSKPMNTSHYYEASFGWLMTPPFKSDWIDNIGLGLSVNYGSALKGGSLVLFFNQE; translated from the coding sequence ATGAAGTCTATGGTGACATTGTCACTTATTTCTAGTATCTGTTACGCAAACCCGGTGCAGCACACATTGCAAAAACAGTTTGAACGCAACTTTGCAATCGGAATTGTGCTGTCCGACAGTGATGTATTTACTTTAGGTTTTCACGACTTCGATCCAAACAAATACCTCAATATTGATAACGAAGATATCGGCACTCAGGACTCTGTTGACTTAAGAAAACAAGTAGCGCTTACGACACTCCCTTATCATTTATCTCTCGCTGAGAACGCAGACTCTTCGGTAAAATATGACCTTAAAGGTCGTTTTTATGCGTTAGGTATTGACCAAAACGTGGCGGTCAATGAGGACAAAATACCGGACAGAAACAAAGAATTGATACTTGGGGCTTATACTGAGATTGAGCGACAAAACCAGCTTACTGAACATTTATCCCTGAGTGGAGCCGCAGGTGCCCACTTAATGTATTACCGAAACGAGTATTCCTACCGTAGTGATGCGCTCGATAACCTCAAGCCTTATATTGAAGGTGTTTACCTCAATACCGATGCTTGGGCGTTGGTCGGAGAGGTCAACGCGGAGATCAAGTACCTCGAAAATGAAAATTGGGGGAAATGGTACGTTTGGTCGTCGCCACATTACTTCTATGGAATGGGTTGGGGCGAAGGAAACCATGGCGATGTAGGAAACCCAGAAGGCTGGTATTGGGTGAACGGTGTCAAATTGTTTTACGACATCACCAAAGTGGGCAGAACCGTTCAGTCTGTATACACCAGTTTCAATCGAGTTGATGTTGGCGGTGATACGAGTAAGCCGATGAATACCTCACACTACTATGAAGCAAGCTTTGGTTGGTTAATGACACCACCGTTCAAAAGCGATTGGATTGATAACATAGGTCTCGGCCTGTCAGTCAATTACGGCAGTGCACTAAAAGGCGGAAGCCTTGTTTTGTTCTTTAATCAGGAGTAA
- a CDS encoding Solitary outer membrane autotransporter beta-barrel domain: MRKLACLAMCFASTSSYSSTVEKQLQKEFDYNFASSIVLSDSDVFTFGFSNFDPNEYLNLDDDSLGDNESVDLRKKISVLSLPFSIPASSYRYSPYQTKVNGRGYLLPSQQKVSALNADTPDDLDELVLGGYLEVEQEAYLNRNITLSAAAGTHIMYYQNDYAYRSDTLEDYRDQIDGIYVNTNALAMVGELNATLKYSPYGHFGQWYFWSSPHYFNGVGINLGKGDNVINPEGWYWVNGVKVFHRLAIWQNMVQSFYTSFNRVDIGGDTKKPLNTDHYYEASMGWLMTPPIKIPFVVNIGVGMSLNYGSAFKGGSLVMFFNQV; the protein is encoded by the coding sequence ATGCGTAAGTTGGCTTGTTTGGCGATGTGTTTCGCCTCTACTTCATCTTATTCCAGCACCGTTGAAAAGCAGCTGCAAAAAGAGTTCGATTATAACTTCGCCTCCAGCATTGTCCTCTCAGACAGTGATGTGTTCACCTTTGGCTTCTCAAACTTTGACCCTAACGAATACCTCAATCTAGATGATGATTCTTTAGGTGATAACGAATCCGTCGATCTTCGGAAGAAAATCTCGGTATTGTCGTTGCCATTCAGTATTCCGGCGAGCAGTTACCGTTATTCCCCATACCAAACAAAGGTAAACGGGCGAGGCTATCTGCTTCCTTCTCAACAAAAAGTGTCCGCGTTAAATGCCGACACACCTGACGACCTCGATGAGCTTGTTTTGGGTGGCTACTTAGAAGTTGAGCAAGAAGCGTATCTGAATCGCAACATCACATTGAGTGCAGCGGCGGGGACGCACATCATGTACTACCAAAATGATTACGCTTATCGTAGTGATACTTTGGAGGATTATCGAGACCAAATTGATGGCATTTACGTCAATACCAACGCGTTAGCGATGGTCGGCGAGCTCAATGCGACACTAAAATACAGCCCTTATGGTCATTTTGGTCAATGGTACTTTTGGTCTTCACCACATTACTTTAACGGCGTTGGTATCAATCTCGGAAAAGGTGACAACGTAATTAATCCCGAAGGCTGGTATTGGGTTAATGGCGTAAAGGTCTTTCATCGTCTAGCGATATGGCAAAACATGGTTCAGTCGTTTTATACCAGCTTCAACCGAGTTGACATAGGTGGCGACACAAAGAAACCGTTAAACACGGATCACTACTATGAAGCGAGTATGGGTTGGCTTATGACACCACCGATTAAAATCCCATTTGTGGTGAACATAGGTGTAGGGATGAGTCTCAACTATGGCAGTGCATTTAAAGGTGGTAGTTTGGTCATGTTCTTCAACCAAGTTTAA
- a CDS encoding GGDEF domain-containing protein, whose protein sequence is MASSLMTSPGFRFLFPIILLGMISLGMDSIIQMTQSNWGIASNLPYILLGCALLMCYSFKQGRESMVCIAMLLAYFVIQHRLQVPLQTGTALLELTILASLLPVSFLAVFLFNKEGFDSKATLAYIFVLVMFVFWSYVTLTYYVEGGFDEWTNGILFIVPKVSKLPLVLVLYCVGIVCFLGILVLKKNKIIHAMTYSAMVLASATFIFFDVQYISSTMFTLTGLLIIIYSTSASHQLAFTDSLTLIPSRRALDLDLKHMGRKFTIAMLDVDHFKKFNDTYGHDTGDDVLKMVASRLMKTQGGAKVYRFGGEEFTIVFKGKYTEDCETHVEEVRELIAEYEMILRDQDSRPDDNKQGRKKRGSADSKKKTVSVTASFGVADSRSARNPADVIKLADDALYKAKKAGRNCVKFCHA, encoded by the coding sequence ATGGCTTCATCTTTAATGACCTCTCCAGGCTTTCGGTTTCTATTTCCAATTATACTGTTGGGTATGATCAGCTTGGGTATGGATAGCATCATTCAGATGACTCAGTCTAACTGGGGCATTGCTTCGAATTTGCCATATATTTTGTTGGGCTGTGCACTGTTAATGTGTTACTCATTCAAGCAAGGTCGCGAGTCTATGGTTTGCATTGCCATGCTACTTGCCTATTTCGTAATCCAACATCGCCTACAAGTTCCGCTTCAAACGGGAACTGCGCTTTTAGAGCTCACCATTTTAGCGAGTCTTTTACCCGTCTCTTTCCTAGCGGTGTTTCTGTTCAATAAAGAAGGTTTCGATTCCAAAGCCACGTTAGCCTACATTTTTGTGCTGGTTATGTTTGTCTTTTGGTCCTATGTGACGCTGACCTATTACGTAGAAGGTGGATTCGATGAGTGGACCAATGGCATCTTGTTTATTGTTCCCAAGGTTTCCAAACTTCCTCTAGTACTTGTGCTCTATTGCGTTGGTATTGTGTGCTTCCTTGGTATTTTGGTGCTGAAGAAGAATAAGATCATTCACGCGATGACTTATTCTGCGATGGTGTTAGCCTCGGCGACGTTTATCTTCTTCGACGTCCAATATATCTCTAGCACCATGTTTACGCTAACGGGCCTATTGATCATCATTTACTCTACGTCAGCGAGCCATCAACTGGCTTTTACTGATAGCTTGACGCTCATTCCTAGCCGTCGTGCGTTGGATCTGGACCTTAAGCATATGGGACGTAAGTTCACCATTGCGATGCTGGATGTTGATCATTTTAAGAAGTTTAATGACACCTACGGTCACGACACCGGTGATGATGTGTTAAAGATGGTAGCTTCGCGCCTAATGAAGACACAAGGTGGTGCAAAGGTGTATCGTTTTGGTGGTGAAGAGTTCACCATTGTCTTTAAAGGTAAGTACACCGAAGACTGCGAAACACATGTGGAAGAAGTTCGCGAACTGATTGCTGAATATGAAATGATTCTGCGCGATCAAGACAGTCGACCTGATGACAATAAACAAGGCCGTAAAAAGCGCGGAAGTGCTGATTCAAAGAAAAAGACCGTATCTGTCACTGCGAGTTTTGGGGTTGCTGACAGCCGTAGTGCACGAAATCCAGCAGACGTGATTAAACTTGCTGATGACGCCTTGTATAAAGCAAAAAAAGCGGGCCGAAACTGTGTGAAGTTCTGCCACGCTTAA
- a CDS encoding late competence development ComFB family protein yields MQISSDVHNYMETLVGQELSSERYVDQFDHEQLADIACLALIQLKPVYIRHDIDFLSALPERKLTQFKDSVYIAVENAAAMVQEDRRTNRNNDVPVIFSHTSYDEDKELDWFEKPILNVNIK; encoded by the coding sequence ATGCAAATCAGTTCAGATGTACACAATTATATGGAGACCCTCGTAGGGCAAGAACTCTCTTCAGAGCGATACGTCGATCAGTTTGATCATGAACAGTTGGCTGACATCGCTTGCTTGGCGCTGATCCAATTAAAACCAGTTTATATCCGCCATGATATCGATTTTCTGTCTGCTCTACCTGAGCGTAAACTGACGCAGTTTAAAGATAGTGTCTATATCGCGGTAGAAAATGCAGCAGCGATGGTGCAAGAAGATCGACGCACGAATCGTAACAATGATGTACCTGTAATTTTCTCGCATACCAGTTATGATGAAGACAAAGAACTGGATTGGTTTGAGAAGCCAATTCTCAACGTCAACATTAAGTAA
- a CDS encoding HlyU family transcriptional regulator: protein MGFFSRLFGGGDKTAAVKTVDPVEYKGFLIYQESISEGGQYRIAGRIEKEFDGEVKTHRFIRSDLIGSVQDANELMLKKAQMFIDQMGEKIFN from the coding sequence GTGGGATTCTTTTCGCGCTTGTTTGGTGGTGGTGATAAAACTGCCGCAGTTAAAACCGTAGACCCCGTCGAATATAAAGGCTTTTTGATTTACCAAGAGAGTATTTCAGAAGGTGGTCAGTACCGCATTGCAGGACGGATTGAGAAAGAGTTCGATGGAGAAGTGAAAACCCACCGCTTTATTCGTTCCGACTTGATAGGATCAGTACAAGACGCCAATGAGCTGATGCTGAAAAAAGCGCAGATGTTCATCGACCAAATGGGTGAAAAAATCTTCAATTAA
- a CDS encoding Re/Si-specific NAD(P)(+) transhydrogenase subunit alpha yields the protein MQIGVPREILAGESRVAASPKSVEQLIKLGFDVAIESQAGGLASFDNAAYEAAGATIVSSDEVWQSGLILKVNAPHVDEENGIDEIALLQDGATLVSFIWPAQNAELMEQLSSKNINVLAMDSVPRISRAQALDALSSMANIAGYRAVVEAAHEFGRFFTGQITAAGKVPPAKVLVAGAGVAGLAAIGAAGSLGAIVRSFDVRPEVKEQVESMGAEFLTVDFKEDSGSGDGYAKEMSDEFNKKAAELYAEQAKDVDIIITTALIPGRPAPTLITKEMVDSMKAGSVIVDLAAANGGNCEYTEKDKVITTANGVKIVGYTDMVGRLPTQSSQLYATNLVNLLKLLCKEKDGNIDIDFEDVVLRGVTVVKEGEITWPAPPIQVSAQPQAKTQEPVKKEPKVEEPTSPVKKFAPLVIGLGAFGWVASVAPAAFLSHFTVFVLACVVGYYVVWNVTHALHTPLMSVTNAISGIIVVGALLQIGQGNGVVTFLSFIAVLIASINIFGGFTVTKRMLEMFRKDK from the coding sequence TTGCAAATCGGTGTACCTAGAGAAATACTCGCGGGTGAATCGCGAGTAGCTGCATCACCTAAATCGGTTGAGCAGTTAATTAAGTTGGGGTTCGATGTCGCAATCGAATCACAAGCGGGGGGGCTAGCCAGTTTCGACAATGCGGCTTATGAAGCAGCAGGGGCGACAATTGTATCTAGCGACGAAGTATGGCAATCAGGCTTAATTCTTAAAGTGAATGCGCCTCATGTTGATGAAGAAAATGGCATCGATGAGATCGCATTGTTACAAGATGGCGCAACATTGGTTAGCTTTATCTGGCCAGCGCAAAACGCGGAGTTAATGGAACAGCTCTCAAGCAAGAACATCAACGTTCTCGCAATGGACTCCGTTCCTCGTATCTCACGTGCGCAAGCATTAGACGCACTCTCTTCTATGGCTAACATCGCCGGTTACCGCGCAGTGGTTGAAGCTGCTCATGAATTCGGTCGTTTCTTCACTGGCCAAATTACTGCCGCTGGTAAAGTACCACCAGCTAAAGTGTTAGTTGCTGGTGCAGGTGTCGCTGGACTTGCAGCAATCGGTGCGGCTGGTAGCCTTGGCGCGATCGTTCGTTCTTTCGACGTTCGTCCTGAAGTGAAAGAACAAGTCGAATCGATGGGCGCTGAGTTCCTGACGGTAGATTTCAAAGAAGACTCAGGCTCAGGTGACGGTTACGCCAAAGAAATGTCTGATGAGTTCAACAAGAAAGCGGCTGAGCTATACGCTGAGCAAGCGAAAGATGTTGATATCATCATCACTACGGCGCTAATTCCTGGCCGCCCAGCACCGACGTTGATCACCAAAGAAATGGTCGACAGCATGAAAGCGGGCAGCGTGATCGTTGATCTGGCGGCTGCCAATGGCGGTAACTGTGAATATACAGAAAAAGACAAAGTCATCACGACAGCCAATGGCGTAAAAATCGTTGGTTACACTGACATGGTAGGCCGTCTGCCAACGCAATCTTCTCAGCTCTACGCAACCAACCTTGTAAACCTTCTAAAACTGTTGTGCAAAGAGAAAGATGGCAACATCGATATCGACTTTGAAGACGTTGTGTTACGTGGTGTGACCGTCGTGAAAGAAGGCGAAATCACTTGGCCAGCACCACCGATTCAAGTTTCTGCTCAACCACAAGCAAAAACCCAAGAACCGGTCAAAAAAGAGCCGAAAGTTGAAGAGCCAACTTCACCAGTTAAGAAATTCGCACCACTGGTTATTGGTTTGGGTGCGTTTGGCTGGGTTGCATCAGTCGCTCCGGCTGCATTCCTATCACACTTCACCGTTTTCGTATTGGCGTGTGTGGTAGGTTACTACGTAGTTTGGAACGTGACTCACGCACTGCATACACCACTTATGTCGGTAACAAACGCGATTTCCGGCATCATCGTAGTGGGTGCGCTACTGCAAATTGGTCAAGGTAATGGTGTAGTTACCTTCCTATCATTCATTGCTGTTCTCATTGCAAGCATAAACATCTTTGGTGGCTTTACCGTGACCAAACGTATGCTTGAAATGTTCCGCAAAGACAAATAA
- the pntB gene encoding Re/Si-specific NAD(P)(+) transhydrogenase subunit beta, translated as MSAGLVQAAYIIAALFFILSLAGLSKQESARNGNYYGIAGMAIALIATIFSPSAEGFAWVIIAMVIGGGIGIHYAKKVEMTEMPELVAILHSFVGMAAVLVGYNSYLEPPAPVSTDLAGIHAEHVIHLVEVFLGVFIGAVTFTGSIVAFGKLRGIISSSPLNLPHKHKMNLAAIVVSTLLMIYFVKADGSMFALILMTLIAFAFGYHLVASIGGADMPVVVSMLNSYSGWAAAAAGFMLANDLLIVTGALVGSSGAILSYIMCKAMNRSFVSVIAGGFGQEVVISSDEEQGEHRETSAEEVAEMLKNSKSVIITPGYGMAVAQAQYPVHEITDKLRAQGIEVRFGIHPVAGRLPGHMNVLLAEAKVPYDIVLEMDEINDDFPATDTVLVIGANDTVNPAALEDPNSPIAGMPVLEVWNAQNVIVFKRSMNTGYAGVQNPLFFKENTSMLFGDAKESVEAISKAL; from the coding sequence ATGTCTGCAGGATTAGTACAAGCGGCATACATTATTGCTGCGCTATTTTTCATCTTAAGTCTCGCGGGACTTTCTAAACAAGAATCAGCACGAAATGGTAACTACTACGGTATTGCTGGTATGGCAATTGCGCTTATTGCGACAATTTTCAGCCCAAGTGCCGAAGGCTTTGCATGGGTCATCATCGCGATGGTGATCGGTGGTGGTATTGGTATCCACTACGCGAAGAAAGTAGAAATGACAGAAATGCCAGAATTGGTTGCGATTCTACATAGCTTCGTGGGTATGGCCGCGGTACTTGTTGGTTACAACAGCTACCTAGAGCCACCAGCACCAGTATCAACAGATCTTGCTGGTATTCACGCAGAGCACGTTATCCACCTTGTAGAAGTATTCCTTGGTGTGTTCATCGGTGCGGTAACCTTTACTGGTTCTATCGTAGCGTTTGGTAAGCTTCGTGGGATCATTTCTTCTTCACCACTTAACCTACCTCACAAACACAAGATGAACCTCGCTGCGATCGTTGTTTCAACACTGCTTATGATTTACTTCGTAAAAGCAGACGGCAGCATGTTCGCACTGATCTTGATGACACTGATTGCTTTTGCATTCGGTTACCACTTAGTGGCATCAATCGGTGGTGCAGATATGCCAGTTGTTGTTTCAATGCTGAACTCATACTCCGGTTGGGCGGCTGCGGCAGCAGGCTTCATGCTAGCAAACGATCTATTGATCGTGACTGGTGCGCTGGTTGGTTCTTCAGGTGCCATCCTTTCTTACATCATGTGTAAAGCAATGAACCGATCGTTTGTAAGCGTAATTGCAGGCGGCTTCGGTCAAGAAGTAGTGATTTCAAGTGATGAAGAACAGGGGGAACATCGCGAAACATCAGCTGAAGAAGTTGCTGAAATGCTGAAAAACTCGAAGTCCGTAATCATCACCCCAGGATACGGGATGGCAGTGGCACAAGCTCAATACCCAGTACATGAGATCACAGACAAGCTACGAGCTCAAGGCATTGAAGTTCGCTTTGGTATTCACCCAGTAGCTGGCCGTCTACCTGGTCACATGAACGTTCTATTGGCTGAAGCGAAAGTACCGTATGACATCGTACTAGAAATGGACGAAATCAATGACGACTTCCCAGCAACAGATACGGTTCTGGTCATCGGCGCAAACGACACAGTAAACCCAGCGGCACTAGAAGATCCAAACAGCCCGATTGCTGGTATGCCAGTATTAGAAGTTTGGAATGCGCAAAATGTCATCGTATTCAAGCGTTCAATGAATACAGGTTACGCAGGCGTTCAAAACCCACTGTTCTTTAAAGAGAATACATCGATGTTGTTCGGTGATGCGAAAGAGAGCGTAGAAGCAATCTCCAAAGCACTGTAA
- the vxrA gene encoding sensor histidine kinase VxrA, producing MLPLFSASAFADSLPERIDTFTELFNYEVALKSYDIRILQSNYPTKLLSPDSMLPQTADYPLKDIQQLYRLANTCRGKLPLSPLITEPLVFTRALCKGTQLTPRWFSRSGLIHPGGGTYAARYAEKYPELRPKLAQYMHIKERTNDDGDELLESLQSMDDDAINALIAGASMFIEGKELWLRRGDHYFVFSKNVWQENVANAGLSYGLASESRSCFVKRGNICWDVEDHSQVLRISMIILVIANILLVIGWAVYRWNSKREEMRSRMLVLQILTHELRTPIASLSLTVEGFRREFEHLPETVYDEFRRLCEDTRRLRQLAEASKDYLQSDNQMLATDWVPSVAEWLEYKIEEEFDNAVLFKINEDVAAKVNVYWLGTCIDNLLRNALKYGKAPVELCVETSADKIIIQVIDAGSLTAKDWANLRKPFVSKSGLGLGLTIVESMVGRMGGKMSLMGPPTTFILEIPCETDTASR from the coding sequence ATGCTGCCACTTTTCTCGGCAAGCGCATTTGCAGATTCATTACCAGAACGAATAGATACGTTTACAGAGCTATTTAATTATGAAGTGGCCCTTAAATCGTATGACATACGCATACTGCAATCAAACTACCCAACCAAATTGCTTTCACCGGACTCAATGTTGCCACAAACGGCCGATTATCCGCTAAAAGACATTCAACAGCTGTATCGCCTGGCGAACACATGTCGCGGAAAACTGCCGTTAAGTCCTTTAATTACGGAACCTTTGGTGTTTACTCGTGCCTTATGTAAAGGAACGCAACTCACACCACGTTGGTTTTCTCGTAGTGGGTTGATTCACCCAGGAGGCGGCACTTACGCAGCTCGTTACGCTGAGAAATATCCAGAACTGCGCCCTAAGCTTGCACAGTACATGCACATTAAAGAGCGCACTAACGACGATGGCGACGAACTGCTAGAAAGCTTGCAAAGCATGGATGATGATGCAATAAACGCACTCATCGCTGGTGCGAGCATGTTCATTGAAGGGAAGGAGCTTTGGCTACGCCGCGGTGATCACTACTTCGTTTTCTCTAAAAATGTTTGGCAAGAAAACGTTGCGAATGCTGGTCTGTCTTACGGACTCGCATCAGAAAGCCGAAGCTGCTTTGTGAAACGCGGTAACATTTGTTGGGATGTAGAAGATCATTCGCAAGTGTTGCGGATCAGCATGATCATTCTTGTGATTGCCAACATCTTATTGGTAATCGGCTGGGCAGTGTACCGCTGGAACAGCAAACGAGAAGAAATGCGCAGTCGCATGTTGGTGCTGCAAATTCTTACTCACGAACTAAGAACGCCGATTGCGTCTTTGTCTTTAACCGTTGAAGGTTTCCGTCGTGAGTTCGAACATCTTCCAGAAACCGTTTACGACGAATTTCGTCGATTATGCGAAGATACGCGCCGATTACGCCAGTTAGCAGAGGCAAGTAAAGATTATTTGCAATCTGATAACCAAATGCTTGCAACAGACTGGGTTCCTTCTGTTGCAGAATGGCTAGAATATAAGATTGAAGAAGAATTTGATAACGCTGTACTTTTCAAAATAAACGAAGATGTAGCTGCTAAAGTTAACGTGTATTGGCTCGGAACCTGTATCGATAACTTGCTACGAAACGCATTGAAGTACGGTAAAGCACCGGTCGAACTATGTGTAGAAACCAGTGCGGATAAAATCATTATCCAAGTCATAGATGCCGGCAGTTTAACTGCAAAAGATTGGGCAAACCTAAGAAAGCCGTTCGTAAGTAAGAGCGGACTAGGGCTTGGATTAACAATAGTTGAATCAATGGTAGGCCGCATGGGCGGAAAAATGTCCCTAATGGGACCACCTACAACCTTTATATTGGAGATACCTTGTGAAACAGACACTGCTTCTCGTTGA
- the vxrB gene encoding response regulator transcription factor VxrB: MKQTLLLVEDDKNLADGLLVSLEQAGYECLHVERISDVEPQWKKADLVILDRQLPDGDSVQSLPEWKKIKDIPVILLTALVTVKDKVAGLDSGANDYLTKPFAEAELFARIRAQLRAPDSAEQGNADKVMTKDLEIDRATREVVFQGEMITLTRTEFDLLLFLASNLGRVFTRDELLDHVWGYNHFPTTRTVDTHVLQLRQKLPGLEIETLRGVGYKMKA, encoded by the coding sequence GTGAAACAGACACTGCTTCTCGTTGAGGACGATAAAAACTTGGCTGACGGCCTGTTAGTAAGCCTGGAACAAGCAGGATATGAGTGTTTACATGTGGAGCGTATTTCAGACGTTGAGCCACAATGGAAAAAGGCTGACTTAGTCATTCTGGACCGCCAACTACCAGACGGCGACTCAGTACAATCTCTTCCTGAATGGAAAAAAATTAAAGATATCCCTGTAATCCTTCTTACTGCACTGGTTACTGTAAAAGATAAAGTTGCGGGTCTAGATTCTGGTGCAAACGATTACTTAACAAAACCATTTGCAGAAGCGGAACTGTTTGCGCGTATCCGAGCACAACTTCGCGCACCAGATTCAGCGGAACAGGGTAATGCAGACAAAGTGATGACCAAAGACCTTGAGATCGACCGCGCAACTCGCGAAGTCGTATTCCAAGGTGAAATGATCACACTGACTCGTACCGAGTTCGATCTACTGCTGTTCTTGGCATCTAATTTAGGTCGCGTATTTACACGTGATGAATTATTAGATCACGTTTGGGGTTACAACCATTTCCCAACAACGCGTACTGTAGATACTCACGTACTTCAGTTACGTCAAAAGCTACCGGGTCTAGAAATCGAAACGCTACGTGGCGTTGGTTACAAGATGAAAGCGTAA